The Azospirillum baldaniorum genome segment CCGGCCCGCGTGGGGGCGACGATCAGCGAGAGCAGGTCGAGGGTCGTGCTCTTGCCGCAGCCGCTCGGGCCGACCAGGGCGATCTGGTCGCCGGGGCACAGGGTGAAGCGCTCCACCGCCAGCCGGAACCGGTCGCTTCCGGCGGCGCGTTCGTGGACGCAGTCCTGGAGATCGACGAGCGGTTCGGTCATGGCGTCAGGGCAGGCTGTCGAGCGGCACGGGATAGACCGCGTCGCCGGCCGATGCCTTGTCGTGCAGCGTCACCCAGCGGTCCACGTCGTCGTGAAAGCGCTGGTACAACGCCACCTTCGACTTCACGTCGTCGATGATCGCCTGCTGCTCCCCCACGCCCATGCGGGCCCAGCCGTCCGGGTCGATGGACATGATGCGGCTCTGGTAGGGCAGGCCCTCCAGATACTCGCCCATCAGGCCGGTCTCCTCCAGGTTGCGCGCCTTGCCCTGGGCGATGCGGTTGGGGTCGCGGCCCATGGCGGCGGCGGCGCTGCGCAGCTGGTTGAAGAAGTCGCCGGGGTCGATCTGCCCGCGCTCGCCGGCCTCCACCACCTTGCGCAGCGTGGCCTGGAGGTCGCTGAGCTGGTTCTTGGTCAGCAGGACGCGCACGCTGAAGGACGCGATGTCCGGCTTGCGGAAGTCGCGGTCGGACGCCCACGCCTCGAACATGGCCGGCGCCTTGGTGCCCTGCACCTCGCCGAGATAGGCCAGACGCATCGCCTTGCCCACGTCCTCCGCCGCCTTCGCCATGCGGTCGGCCGCCGGGGTGGCGGGCTGCGCATCGGGCTTTGCGGCCGCCTGGGCGGTCTTCACCTGATTGACCAGCAGCTCGGACAGGCGCTGCACCTGGCTGCGGAAGGCCTCGGCGTCGCCGGCCTCCACCGGGAAATAGAGGGAGCCGACGTTGGGGAAGTTGCTCAGCCGTTCATACTGGGACCGGGCGGTCTGGTGGTCGTTGCGCCCCTCGGCGGTCTGAAGGTGCAGCACGTAGATGGCGATGCGGTTCTCCAGCGCGAGCTGGCGGATCTGCGCCGTCGACAGACCGGTGCTGGCCAGCGGCGACGTGCCTTCGCGCGAGCTGGCGTCGGTGAACCAGATGACGTAGCGGCCGCCGAACGGCTTCCAGTCGATCCTGCGGATCGCCTGCTCCAGCCCGGCGTAGCCGTCCTCCGCGAAGGCGCGGGTGGAGGCGGTGGAGGCCGACACGCCCTTGATCGAGTCGAAGAAGGCCGACTTGGTCGCCGTGCTGTTGGGGTCGGCGAAGGTGCGGGTCAGATACTCGACCCCCTTGGACTTCTGCGGGTCGTCGCGATAGCCGATCATGCCGAAGCGGACGCGGTCGTTCAGCTTGGCGGCCTCGACCTGCTGGTAGACCTGCTCGATGGCCGTGCGCGCCCGATCGATGTAGGGCTGCATCGAGGAGGTGGCGTCGACCAGGAACACCACGCCGGAACGGAAGTCGGCCAGTTCCGCTTCGGGATTGCCGCGGCGGGCTGGGGCTGGGGCCAGCGGCTCCTCCTTCTCCTTGGTCACCGAGGCGACGCGCACCGTGCGCACCCGGAAGCCGGATTTCAGCACCGTCGAATTCGCCTCGAGGATCGGCAGCAGGTAGAACTGCTTCTGAAGATCGATGAAGGTTTCCGGCTCGGCCGAGATGATCGGGCTGTCGGCCGGCACCGCGCCGGACGCCACCTGCTGGCGCGCGGCCTCGGCATCGACCAGCAGCCGGTCGGAATTCAGCAGGTCGACGAGGCCCTTGCGGTCCTTGAAGAACAGCACCCGCTCGCGGTTGGCCGGGTTGGTGAAGGCCATCACCAGCGTGTGGCGCCAGGGGATGGTGTCGGCGGCCTCCACCCAGCCGGCGGTCTTGCCCTCGCTGTCGGCGCCCACCTCCAGGAAGGTCTTCCCGCCCTGCTCCTTGCGGTCGTAGACGAAGAAGACGGACATTGGAGGCACGGTCTTGCCGGTGCCGCCGGGGGCCGCGGCCAGCACCGCTCCCGGCCGGGTCAGCACGCGCTGGTGCAGCGCGGTCTTGCCCTCGATCAGCAGCGGCGCGCGCTTGCCGGTGGCCTGCGCGAGCGCGGGCACGGCGGTGCCGGCCAGCAGGGCGACGCCGAGGGCGGCGGCCGTGAAGGCACGGTAGGATGCGGCGCGGAAGGATGCGGCAGAGATGGGAGCGATCATTTCGGCAGTGCCTCCTTGGCCTGGGCGTGCCCCTGGTCCGCCGCCTTGCGCAGCCATGCGAGGCCGGCGTCCGGTCCCTGCGGGTTGTCGGTCTGGCCGCTCATCAGCAGGCGGCCGTAGCGGAACTGCGCCTCGGCGTTGCCGGCCTCGGCGGCGCGGCGGTACCACTCGGCGGCCTGGGTCGGGTTGGCCGAGGGCAGCGGGCTGGTTTCGGCGGAATGGGTGGCGGGGTCGTACATCGTGCCCAGCGCGATCGCCGCCTCGGCGCTGCCGCGCTCGGCGGCGTGGCGGAACAGCAGGAAGGCGCCGTCCAGCGCCTTGGCCTGCCGGAACCGCTCCCCGGCCGCGTAGGCGTCGCCGGCTGGCGTGCCCTGCTGCACCAGCTTGCGCGCCTCTTCGACGGTCGTCGGCGTCAGGGCGGGCGTCAGGGCGGGCTTGGCCGCCTCGGCGACCGGCGCCGGTTCGGACTCCTTGTTCTGCATGAAAAACCAGCCGCCGCCGGCGAGCGCGGCCAGCAGCACCACGCCCGCGGCGATGGCGCCCCACGGGGGGGCCTTGCCGGTTCCGGCGGACCCGGTGGGGCGCGGCCCCGTCTCGATCACGACCGGTGTCCGGGGCTCCTGCGGTTCCAGCGGTTCCACCGGGCCGGCCGGTGCTTCTCCGTCCGTCTCCTTCGGCCATTCCGGTCCCTTCGGCGGCGTCCACACGGGCGGGGCGGACTTGCCGCGGATGGCCTTCCACACCAGCCGTTCCTCGACCACCGCCCCTCCGGCGCCGCGCACCCGCATCACGTAGGGGATGTTCGGGCGCAGATGGGCGGTCACCCCGTGATCGAGGTCGAAGGACAGCCGGCCCTCGGCGCGCGCGACGGCCTCCGGCTGGAACCAGAAGACGGCGCTTTTCCAGGGATCGTCCGGCGTGCGCGGGTCGAGGTGCTTGGCCTTGTCCACCCCGCCCATCTGGTGCAGCAGTGCGATCTCGACCGGGTCGGAGAAGCGGTCGGGCGGGCCGATCACCTCGATCAGGGCTCGGCCGCCGGGGTAGGTGGAGGGCTGGGTCGCGCGCGCGGGCATGGCTGGACGGTCCGTCAGGCGGTGATGGGGGTGGGCTGCGCGATCGCGATGGTCGCGAGGATTTCGCCGAGCGCGCGGTTGTGGGCCTCGCCGATCTCACGGCCGCCGGCGAAGCTCACATTGTCGAGGCCGAGCTGGCGGAAGGCGACGCCCCAGTCGATGAAGCGGTCGCGCTCCATCGGCAGGCGGCGGCCGTCCAGCGGCGGCAGGCCGGCGGGCACCGGCGGCGGGGTGAAGATGGCGCGGGCGCGGGGCTGCGGCGCCTCGGGGAAGCCGGGGCGGGCGGCCTCGTCCAGCTCGGCGAATCCCAGGCAGGCGACGTAGTCGTTGAGCCGCATCATGGCGATGCCGACGGCGCGGTCCACCACGTCGTCCCAGCGGGTGTGGGCGGCCTGCACCTGGGCGCGCACGCCCTCGGCGATGGCGTCGCCCAGCCCGCGGCGATGGGCGCCGACGATCACCTCCTGCACGAGGTCGTCCAGCGCGGCGGCCGGCAGGCCGAGCCGCGCCAACAGGCCGGCGTCCTGCGACAGGGCGCGCAGATGTTCGGTCCAATGGTTCATCACCTGCTCGGCGAAGACCGCGGGGCGGTCGGGTGGCGGCCGGCGGGCGGCTGGCGGCGCCTCAGCCGGGGCGGCGGCCGGCGCCCCCCAGGGATCGTCGTCGGGCACCGGCGGCGGAACCTCGGCCGGAGCCGGGGCGAGGCGGTCCAGCTTCAGCGCCGCCGCGTTCAGGAAGATCTCGCGCGCCGTGGCCTCGCGGACCTGCAGGCGCTCCAGCAAATGGCCGAACAGCGTGTAGTCCGTCGGCTTCATGGCTTGGTTGAGGCGGACGCGCGTGGCGTTCAGCGCCTGCTCGCGCTCGCGGCGCGAGGCGTCGTCGTCGGCGTGGTAGAAGCGCTTGAGGCTCGCCTCGAGGTGCGCGGCCTCCTCCTGCAGGCGCTGGCGGATCTGCGCCTCCTTCAGCGCCGGGTCGAGCACCGCGTTCAGCCGCTCCACGAGGAAGGTGACGCCGCCGTCGTTGGGCTTGAAGGCGGCGTCCCACACGATGCCGCGGTCCGCGACGTGGCGGGCGCACAGCGGGGAGTTCTCGAAGGCGGCGCGGTATTCCGCGATCACGTCGGCCTGGGCGGCGGACGGCCCGGCCTCGACCAGCCGCTGCTGGTCGACGTAGTCCATGAGATGGAGCTGCTTCATGCCGGGGTTGCGCAGGAACAGCGTGTTGGCGAAGGGCTTGCCGTCCCAGTTCTCCGGCCAGCCGTCCTTGCCGTACAGCTCCAGGAAGGAGGCGCCGAGGCGGCGGTCCCACTTGCCGCGGCGGGATTCGGCGGTTTCGCCGCCCTTCTCCACGAACTCCAGATCGAACTTGGTGAGCAT includes the following:
- a CDS encoding virulence factor SrfC family protein, which codes for MSEFAKDLVGAARRVAEGSGQARRWVEEVRASAVSVANEAHGLRAATRRSENLARKLIGAAGRRNCVGVFGPSQAGKSYLVSALARSRSSSLTADFGRERRDFLTEINPPGDRESTGLVTRFTVHRDGPVDPDHPVELRLLSETDLVKILANSFLSDFDPNNMTVKLPDEAEIRQVLATAEAEAAGTPAAHLDEIALYDLGEYFQRNFAARIRALDNTDYWEGVIRHAARLTLAGRARLFAMLWGNLGAFTDLFLTLAGALERLSHAPDARAALTALVPRETSIIDVEVLKRGLGTPEDARDLVSVRPLAGGTPGIPVALPRATLTALVAELKIVMADTPWPFFQHTDLLDFPGARSRLKLPCLPSDDGEKTAQVRELLLRGKIAYLFQRFTEERELTAMLLCMPPSTAEVKDLAPMVRGWIDVTHGATPEARARARTALFLMLTKFDLEFVEKGGETAESRRGKWDRRLGASFLELYGKDGWPENWDGKPFANTLFLRNPGMKQLHLMDYVDQQRLVEAGPSAAQADVIAEYRAAFENSPLCARHVADRGIVWDAAFKPNDGGVTFLVERLNAVLDPALKEAQIRQRLQEEAAHLEASLKRFYHADDDASRREREQALNATRVRLNQAMKPTDYTLFGHLLERLQVREATAREIFLNAAALKLDRLAPAPAEVPPPVPDDDPWGAPAAAPAEAPPAARRPPPDRPAVFAEQVMNHWTEHLRALSQDAGLLARLGLPAAALDDLVQEVIVGAHRRGLGDAIAEGVRAQVQAAHTRWDDVVDRAVGIAMMRLNDYVACLGFAELDEAARPGFPEAPQPRARAIFTPPPVPAGLPPLDGRRLPMERDRFIDWGVAFRQLGLDNVSFAGGREIGEAHNRALGEILATIAIAQPTPITA
- a CDS encoding tetratricopeptide repeat protein; translation: MPARATQPSTYPGGRALIEVIGPPDRFSDPVEIALLHQMGGVDKAKHLDPRTPDDPWKSAVFWFQPEAVARAEGRLSFDLDHGVTAHLRPNIPYVMRVRGAGGAVVEERLVWKAIRGKSAPPVWTPPKGPEWPKETDGEAPAGPVEPLEPQEPRTPVVIETGPRPTGSAGTGKAPPWGAIAAGVVLLAALAGGGWFFMQNKESEPAPVAEAAKPALTPALTPTTVEEARKLVQQGTPAGDAYAAGERFRQAKALDGAFLLFRHAAERGSAEAAIALGTMYDPATHSAETSPLPSANPTQAAEWYRRAAEAGNAEAQFRYGRLLMSGQTDNPQGPDAGLAWLRKAADQGHAQAKEALPK
- a CDS encoding vWA domain-containing protein, coding for MIAPISAASFRAASYRAFTAAALGVALLAGTAVPALAQATGKRAPLLIEGKTALHQRVLTRPGAVLAAAPGGTGKTVPPMSVFFVYDRKEQGGKTFLEVGADSEGKTAGWVEAADTIPWRHTLVMAFTNPANRERVLFFKDRKGLVDLLNSDRLLVDAEAARQQVASGAVPADSPIISAEPETFIDLQKQFYLLPILEANSTVLKSGFRVRTVRVASVTKEKEEPLAPAPARRGNPEAELADFRSGVVFLVDATSSMQPYIDRARTAIEQVYQQVEAAKLNDRVRFGMIGYRDDPQKSKGVEYLTRTFADPNSTATKSAFFDSIKGVSASTASTRAFAEDGYAGLEQAIRRIDWKPFGGRYVIWFTDASSREGTSPLASTGLSTAQIRQLALENRIAIYVLHLQTAEGRNDHQTARSQYERLSNFPNVGSLYFPVEAGDAEAFRSQVQRLSELLVNQVKTAQAAAKPDAQPATPAADRMAKAAEDVGKAMRLAYLGEVQGTKAPAMFEAWASDRDFRKPDIASFSVRVLLTKNQLSDLQATLRKVVEAGERGQIDPGDFFNQLRSAAAAMGRDPNRIAQGKARNLEETGLMGEYLEGLPYQSRIMSIDPDGWARMGVGEQQAIIDDVKSKVALYQRFHDDVDRWVTLHDKASAGDAVYPVPLDSLP